In the Moraxella osloensis genome, GGTGTAAGCCAAATTGTTGCTAGCTGCTGCCACTTGGGCATCGGTTTTACCTAGGTCGTGCTGATGCTGAGTGGCAAGGTCGGTAAAGCGGGTTTTCGCCTTAGCAATCGCGCCATCGTTAATGTCATAAATCGTCACGTTAAACCCATGAAACGCACATTGCACCGCAATTTGGTTGCCCAATACGCCACTGCCTGCCACGGTAATATTTTTATAGGGTACTTTGGATAAATCCGCTTTGGGTGGTTTTAAAAAATCAGGATTTTTAAAGGCGGGATTGGGGTATTGATAAAATCCTTCGCCCGTTGGTACGCCCAGTTTATTTTTCTCAATGTAATCTTTTTTGAGCATATCAACGACCGCTTGGTCTTGTTGTTTGCCCTTGGCCACAGCAAGCTTGTAAATATTGTAAGGGGTAGTCAGCCCCAGCATATCATAAAAAGCAAATGGTCCCATCGGCGAGCCTGTGCCAAGCATCCAAGTTTTGTCGATGGTTTGAATGTCAGCAATGCCTTGGATATACAGCTGCATCCCTGCATTTAACCAAGGATTGAGTAGTGAATTTAGTACATAGCCCGAGGTTTCTTTGTTGACGATAATAGGCACCATGCCGATTTGTTTGGCAAACGCGGTCACCGCATCAAATACATTAGGGTCAGTATCGGCATGCGACATAATTTCGGCAAGATTGCGCTTCCAAATCTCATTGGCAAAATGCATCATCAAAAACTTAGCAGGACGGTCGGTAAATTTGACCAAATCACTGGGCAACATGGTAGATGAGTTACTGACAAATACGGTTTTTTCGGGTGCGGCTGCTGAGGCTTTTTGATAAAAATCTTTTTTGATGGCGACATCTTCAGGCACCGCTTCAATCAACAAGTCGGCGTCTTTTAAGGCGGCGGTTAAATCTGATGTATAGCTCAAGTTTTGTTCAGCCTGTTTGGCTTGTTCGCTTGTTTCACTTAAATCATCCTGATGACGTTTGGCGATATTGGCAAATTTGGTTTTGGCTTTATTGAGCACCTCGTCATTGATATCATACACAACGACTTTAAAACCATGAAACGCCGCTTGTACCGCGATTTGATAGCCCAAAACACCACTGCCTGCGACTGTGATATGGGTAAAATTAACAAGAGGATTCGACTCTGACATACAATACTCCTAGATTGATTGGCAAATACGCAACTTTATTTTTGGTATTATCGTATTTGCTAATCACTATGTTTAATAGCTTAAGTTTAATGAAATAAGTTTAATGGCGTAAAAAGGTAAAAAACCGTTAGCCCAGTCACAGGTTAACGGTTGTTGAATGATTGAGGGCGATGTAGTTTTTCACTCAATGGGTGAAATTTTACCCCAAACAATGCCCCCTTAACCGCCCCGCTACTGGTTTTTTGCCAAATTTAAAGGTTATAAAAATCTTTATCAAATGCCTGTTTTAGATTGATTGGCTCGGCACGTTTTTTATGATTTAAACGATGGCGAGTGGTCGAGGCGGTCTGATAGGCACGCAGTCGCGCATGTTGCAAATTACCAATCGGACGGTTGGCTTCAATACAGCGAAACGGGGTAAATGACAAATGCTCCATAATGTCAAAGTTGCCGTCATCCGGCACATCTTGGCAAGGGATGGTAAGTTTTGCCACTGTCACAAACGGGGCGTCTTTTTCATCCCATTCTTTGGTCAAATCATTGATGGGTTGGTCTTTTAAATTACGGCATAGCTGGATTTGCACATCATACTCATAATCGTGCTCACGGATTTCTTGTAAAATCAGAGGACGAATCGCCTCGCTGGTGGCATTGACATCTAGGTCACGGCGTTTGATTTTGGCTTGTGACGCTTTGGTCGGGGCGACACGGATTTTTGCCATATAGTCGCCATGACGCACCGCCCCTTGTGAGTAAAAACTGTATAACAAGGTATTTTGCGGTTTGATGGTTTTAAACTTACTAAAAGCCCTAAAAGTCTTGAGGGATTCTTTGGATGGCAGTTTTTTGCCATATTGGGTAACCCAGTCAAAGGCAAATTTGGCTTGACCTTTCGCCCCTTTGGCAAAATAATCATTTAATTGTAAAAATAGCCGTGAAATATAACTATAGTCTTGGATAGTATTACAAAAGAAAATAGGGAAATTAATCAGATTGTAGTCAAAGTTTGGGCTATCTGGCTCATCTGGCAGTAATTTGTCGCCTTTGACACCAAAGACTTTAATCGCCAACCCTTGAGAAAGTCCCAACTTGTTGTCGGCAGCCACACGAGATGAGCCGTTAGAAAAACGAATCACCGCTTCATGACGAGCGGGTTTGGCATAGATACCTTGGGCATATTCTTTGGGCAGTTTTGGTAAAATCTCAAAGTTGGCTTTTAATGCACAGTAGCCTTTAGCGTGGGCATCTCGGGTGTGATAATTGATTTTGCTAACCGTGTCTGATTTGCCGATATAGTCACGAATATCCGCGGTGATTTGGTCGATGGCTTTTTCATCGTCGCTAGTAAGCTGGTCGATGGCTGGGTCAAACTTGGCATAACGACGACCGAATAATTTATTTAACATGATGATTGTCCTTTGTTATTTTTGTCAGGTTAGGTGTACTAAAAACGCCTAACCTTTTTTTATTTAGTTTTACGCTAATATTAATTTTCGTTAAGCTCACTAATCCATTTGAGTGCCGACAAGCTTGGTACAAAAAGATATTCACCGCCTTGTAGGGTATTAAATTGCAAAATATTAGTATGACGCTTACGAATTGGCTCATCGGGTACGGTGAACACATCGCTATCAGCGTCACTACCTGCGTGTACGCCTAGTATTGGGTCACGCTCTTCTCCAAGGTTCATAAAGTTGCCGTCATTAACCCAATGGCTTTGCAAAAACTCCAGCGTGTCCATGGCATGCGCGTTGATACCGATAAAAAACATACCCCGCTCTTGACCGTCGTCTTCGGTCACGTTGGGCGGCACGATATCGCCATACGAAACGCTACGGCGGATGATACGGTGAAGACGCACATCGCTTAGAATAAAGTCTTTGGTATTGCGGGGGTTCATACGGCGAGCATGGGCACCAAATGGGCACCCTCTGCCATAGGGATCATCCGTGTAGTCAAATTTATTGTTTGCTACATTGTCTTTGCCGAGGGCTTCATCATCGTGGTCTGGGCTTAGGGTGATGGGGGCACCCGAACGCCAGCGACCAAACATTTTTGCCCCCAGTTTATCGGCTTTAGCTGGGTCATTGTCGCTTTGTTCTAGGCAATAGCGGTTAAAGTCAGCCACATTACTCTGGTATTTTCGCAGTACCATAAACGAGCCATTTTTTCCCAATACTTCAGGCTGTGGCATGGGACGTACCACGCCCGCTTCACCTTTATAACCTAACACAAATTCACCCGCCGCAATCGGACGTTCGGTGTTATTTTCAAGGCTGATACCACTGCCATCCACTTCTGGGTTACTGATGCCATCGCGATAACCAAACACGTTTTTGACCTCACCTTTTACGCCAAAATCATGTTCCACCAAGATTTCGATCGCGTTACGGCTGGTATCTAGATAAGGGGCAAACGCCTGTTTAAATTCGGCAAGTTTGGCTTGCCATTTTTCTTGGCTATTGGCAATCACCGCGCCGCAAATATGAATATCGCCTTTATCACCAAATGGCGCAACCCAGTTGCTAGGGTCATTATCGCCTTTGTCACCCAAGATATCGGAGCGGCCTGCCATACCTACTTTGAAATTTTCTGGGAAAGAATCAAGCGAGCTTTGCGGTAAGCCTAAAGCTTTTAGCCCCTCATACGTCATCACAATGGTCAAATTGGCATCCATGTCTTTTCGGAAATTTTTTGAGCCTTTGACGTTTGGTAATACCGCTTTTAATAATTCACGACCTGCGTTGCTGTCATTGACTTTTAGCGCGACAAGCGTGCCGTAGTAAGGCGCAGGGCGGTCATGCAAAATAATAGCTTGAATATCCTCAAGCTCCATCGTGGCGATATTGGGATAGATAGCGTTCGTTGCCCGTGTCATGGCGCTGCGCAGCTGCATGCCGATTTTTTGTTTGGCTTCGTGTACCCGTTCTTTGACACTGCCTTTTTCAGCGGGTGTATCGCTGTGTTCAAATTTGTCTTTAATGGCATCTATGCCATGCTCGATACCATCTTGTAGATTGGTTTTTAATTTGCCAAGTAGGCTTTCATTCGCTGGGTTGTCGTTATTCATGGTCGTTCCTAGCAGAGAATTTCAAAAATTTGATGCTAAGAATCTGCTCACCATACACCACGCTAAATATGGCTTGTGGTAAAAATCACGCAACAAATGGCTTTTGTATCTAAAATTTGACATAAAGCTTGCTCATTTATAGTACGCTTAGACTAATACCCTTATAATAGTATGCTGATAAACGTGATATAGTGAATACAGGTTCTAAGCGAGCTTATTGGGCTTGTTCAATGGCTTTATTGATGCCACGCACGATTTTGTCATTACGCGCAATATCACGAACCGTCAGATGCGGTACACCTACATACCAACCGGTAGCGGTAATCTGATGGTCAAGGATAAATTGCTTGACAGTCGGGCTTTTAATCCCAGGCCAACCTTCTACATTGCTAAAAAGCAAATCCATGAGTTCTGGAATTTTGGTAGCAAAGTCGTTGATGTAAGCATCCCAATCGCCATCATAGGTGGTACAAAACAGTAGCTTAGTATCATTGTCTAAAAACACCAACCGCAAATCATGCAAGGTGCCTACATTGGTCGCCCCTGCAAGATTGCCTTTGGTGATTTCTAAAATTCGCTTGATACGAGCTGCCCCATCTTTGGTTAAGGGAGCGATGGCGGTGAGTTCAGACACTTTGCCTGATTTTAAGCCCTTTTCACCGGCACTGGTGACAGAATGGTCATAGCCATCATTAGCGCCCTCTTTGAAGTTTGCCATGAGCATTTGTGCTTTCAATGCCACATCGTCTAATAAAGAAAGTTTTTCGTTGTTTTGAGTTGTCATGTTTTATTGCCCTTATAGTTCGTTGATCATTAATTGACGTGCATGATTTAAATTTATTTATCCCATTGTTTTATTATTTAAGATTTAAATCTTTTTCATTATATAAGCCGTAAAAAGTAAAAAGCGCTAAATTAACTTTTATCACCCATAAAATTACAAAACTAAACTATTGATTAAAAAATGACATACTAGAAACCATAAAACCGAAGCATTAATTTAAAAAATTCTCATTACAATCAATAGATTATTTAACTTTTAAATATAAAATCTGTGTAGAAAAATCACTTTTCCTGCTATGTGGGACCTCAAAAAATTTGGGACCTTGGACTTTGATGATTAACTTTGGCAAAGTAGCTTGCTGGTCTAATCTCACCCTATAACTGGCTACCACTTTTAAAAAAAGTGTTTATCAGTTAAAAGGTCTATCAGTTAAAAGATGCTTATCATGGCTAGGGTGGATTCCGCGTACTCTGTCGGATAATAGATATAGATAGGTATAGACGAGACGCAAAACGTGCCTTAGTTAGCACGTTTTATCACAAGCATTTAAGACGCCTTTAATATGTCTTTAAGATGAAGTTAAGAGGCGATGGCGTGTTTGGGTGTGGCAGTGGCGGGTGTTTTTGAGGCTGCCGTGTCACGGGTTTGTTGCGGTGGTGCATAGTTATTAGCGACAATTTCACCAAACGGTCCTGTCAAATTTGGCTTGACCAAGGTGTCTTGGGTGTCAATGGGTAACAATGGGAAAACCAATTCAGCAAACCGATACGCTTCTTCCAAGTGTGGATAGCCTGAAAAAATAAAGTTATCAATGCCCAAATCGGCATACTCTTGAATACGCGCAGCAACGGTTTGTGGGTCGCCCACCAGTGCCGTGCCTGCGCCACCACGCACCAGTCCAATCCCTGCCCATAAGTTGGGCGAAATTTCTAAGTTATCACGGCGACCGCCATGCAATGCCGCCATACGCTGTTGTCCCACCGAGTCCATTTGGGCGAATTTGGCTTGGGCAGCAGCAATGGTGTCGTCAGTGACATGACTTAATAATTCATCAGCGGCTTGCCAAGCGGCTTCATTGGTTTCACGCACAATCACGTGCAGACGAATCCCATAGCTTAATGTGCGACCTTTGGCAGCGGCTTTGGTTTTAAGCTGCTCAATCTTCCCTTTGACGGCAGCAGGCGGCTCACCCCACGTCAAATAACTGTCAACTTGTTCGGCAGCCAGTGTTTGCGCCGCCTCAGATGAACCGCCAAACCACAAGGGCGGATATGGCTGTTGTAGAGGGGGATACAGCAATTTGGCATCTTCGACTTGCAAGCGTTCACCGTTAAAAGTAAAGGATTCGCCTGTGTGCGAGCGGGTTAAAATCTCTCGCCAAATCGTGGTGTATTCACTGGCTGTCTGATAACGCGTCGCGTGGTCTTCAAAGATGCCATCGCCTTTAAGCTCTTGTTCATCGCCGCCTGTGACCAGATTAAGTAGCAATCGACCATTTGATAATCGATCAAAGGTGCCTGTCATACGAGCAGCAAGCGCGGGTGTCGTCACCCCAGGGCGTAATGCCACCAAAAATTTTAAGCGAGTGGTCGCATCAATGAGACTAGCAGCGACCAGCCAAGGGTCTTCACATGAGCGACCTGTCGGAATCAACACGCCTTCATAGCCAAGGTTATCGGCTGCCACGGCAATTTGCTTCATATAAGTATGGTCAACGGTTCTTGCCCCTTTACTCGTGCCTAAATAACGACTGTCGCCATGTGTCGGTATAAACCAAAAAATTTTCATCGCAACCCCTGCTTGTAAGCTCAAAAATTGATTAAGATAATTCGCCTTTTGTCATGGGCGGTTTATCGGTAGCCATAAGCTTAAAGCAAATATCGCTCAATAAAAAATAACAAAAACTGCTTTGGTTAGCACAAAAAATACTTAATAATTTTGCTGCTAACCCTATCAATTTAATCGCTAAAGCAGTGACATCAAAAAACGCTTTACAGTTTTCACCATAAAGCGTTTTATCGTCAAATGAATTGATATCAACACCAAATAAACAAGCCCAAATCTTAAAAATAGCCCAGAAAGCGAGACAGCAAGCGAGTTTCATGCGTATTACCTCGGATGTAACAGACGCTAAGTTTTGCCAACCTGCTTATCAGGATTTAGCGTTAGCTGCTAGGTTGTATGGCATCATGCATTGTTGCTTGGGTTAACGTAGGGTTACACAAGGCTAAAAACTGATAGCCAAATCCTCGTAAAAAATGCCCTTGTCGCACTGCGAGCAAAGTGGTATTTTGATGAAATAGCGGCTCGCAATTGAGTAATGTTAACTGGGTATCTTTATTGGGATTGAATGCCATATCCGCGATAATACCAATGCCCATACCAAATTCCACATAGGTTTTTATCACATCAGAATCCAATGCGGTCATCACGATATCAGGCTGTAATTCTGCTTTGGCGAACGCTTCATCAATCATCGTTCGCCCGGTATGACCACTAATGTAAGTGATAATCGGGTAATGGGCTATGTCGGCAAGCGTTACCTGTTCAAGCTGGGTTAGCGGATGGTTTGGCGGCACCACAATCGCATGATACCAGTGATAATAAGAAAAAGTCACAAGCTCGCTATAGCTTGACAAGGCTTCGGTGGCAATGCCAATATCCGCTCGTCCATCAAGTAGCATTGCCGCAATTTCTGGCGGTGCGGCTTGTAGCAATCGCAAATGCACTTTAGGAAAAAGCTGTTTAAACGCTTGCACAACGGGCGGCAAAATATAACGAGACTGGGTATGGGTGGCTGCGATGGTCAATTCGCCTTTATCTTGACTGGTATATTGTTCAGCCAAGGTTTTGATATTGTTGGCATCATGTAGCATCCGCTCTACAATGACCAACAATTCTTTACCCGGCTCGGTCAAACCTAAGAGCCGTTTGCCCTTACGCACAAACAGCCCTACCCCAAGCTCATCTTCTAAGTCTTTGATATGTTTGGATACACCCGATTGTGAGGTAAATAATGCATTGCCTACTTCCGTCAAGTTATAGTCACAGCGTACCGTTTCTCGAATAATACGAAGTTGTTGAAAATTCATAGTCTGTTGCCCCAAATAATCCGATAATGAATAAAATTAGTGTAAGCCGAGCGGCCTAAGACAACAAACGCCTATCAAACAAATTCATATTCCAAAATTACATATATCAATCACACAAAAAACAAAATTTGA is a window encoding:
- a CDS encoding 3-hydroxyacyl-CoA dehydrogenase; protein product: MSESNPLVNFTHITVAGSGVLGYQIAVQAAFHGFKVVVYDINDEVLNKAKTKFANIAKRHQDDLSETSEQAKQAEQNLSYTSDLTAALKDADLLIEAVPEDVAIKKDFYQKASAAAPEKTVFVSNSSTMLPSDLVKFTDRPAKFLMMHFANEIWKRNLAEIMSHADTDPNVFDAVTAFAKQIGMVPIIVNKETSGYVLNSLLNPWLNAGMQLYIQGIADIQTIDKTWMLGTGSPMGPFAFYDMLGLTTPYNIYKLAVAKGKQQDQAVVDMLKKDYIEKNKLGVPTGEGFYQYPNPAFKNPDFLKPPKADLSKVPYKNITVAGSGVLGNQIAVQCAFHGFNVTIYDINDGAIAKAKTRFTDLATQHQHDLGKTDAQVAAASNNLAYTTDLNEALKDADLLIEAVPESLDIKQDFYQKASAAAPAKTVFASNSSTLLPSVLSTFTNRPEKFLMLHFANHIHIRNTVELMAAPSCDPQVYADVIEFAKAIAMLPIAVKKEQSGYVLNSLLIPLLVAGLKLWANGVADAATIDKTWMIATGSPFGPMAILDKNGMKTNYNIFNELAKTDPSLQQPAEKLKAELVDTNKLGEATGEGFYQYPNPAYLAKDFLSLSG
- a CDS encoding catalase family protein — encoded protein: MLNKLFGRRYAKFDPAIDQLTSDDEKAIDQITADIRDYIGKSDTVSKINYHTRDAHAKGYCALKANFEILPKLPKEYAQGIYAKPARHEAVIRFSNGSSRVAADNKLGLSQGLAIKVFGVKGDKLLPDEPDSPNFDYNLINFPIFFCNTIQDYSYISRLFLQLNDYFAKGAKGQAKFAFDWVTQYGKKLPSKESLKTFRAFSKFKTIKPQNTLLYSFYSQGAVRHGDYMAKIRVAPTKASQAKIKRRDLDVNATSEAIRPLILQEIREHDYEYDVQIQLCRNLKDQPINDLTKEWDEKDAPFVTVAKLTIPCQDVPDDGNFDIMEHLSFTPFRCIEANRPIGNLQHARLRAYQTASTTRHRLNHKKRAEPINLKQAFDKDFYNL
- a CDS encoding Dyp-type peroxidase — encoded protein: MNNDNPANESLLGKLKTNLQDGIEHGIDAIKDKFEHSDTPAEKGSVKERVHEAKQKIGMQLRSAMTRATNAIYPNIATMELEDIQAIILHDRPAPYYGTLVALKVNDSNAGRELLKAVLPNVKGSKNFRKDMDANLTIVMTYEGLKALGLPQSSLDSFPENFKVGMAGRSDILGDKGDNDPSNWVAPFGDKGDIHICGAVIANSQEKWQAKLAEFKQAFAPYLDTSRNAIEILVEHDFGVKGEVKNVFGYRDGISNPEVDGSGISLENNTERPIAAGEFVLGYKGEAGVVRPMPQPEVLGKNGSFMVLRKYQSNVADFNRYCLEQSDNDPAKADKLGAKMFGRWRSGAPITLSPDHDDEALGKDNVANNKFDYTDDPYGRGCPFGAHARRMNPRNTKDFILSDVRLHRIIRRSVSYGDIVPPNVTEDDGQERGMFFIGINAHAMDTLEFLQSHWVNDGNFMNLGEERDPILGVHAGSDADSDVFTVPDEPIRKRHTNILQFNTLQGGEYLFVPSLSALKWISELNEN
- the ssuD gene encoding FMNH2-dependent alkanesulfonate monooxygenase translates to MKIFWFIPTHGDSRYLGTSKGARTVDHTYMKQIAVAADNLGYEGVLIPTGRSCEDPWLVAASLIDATTRLKFLVALRPGVTTPALAARMTGTFDRLSNGRLLLNLVTGGDEQELKGDGIFEDHATRYQTASEYTTIWREILTRSHTGESFTFNGERLQVEDAKLLYPPLQQPYPPLWFGGSSEAAQTLAAEQVDSYLTWGEPPAAVKGKIEQLKTKAAAKGRTLSYGIRLHVIVRETNEAAWQAADELLSHVTDDTIAAAQAKFAQMDSVGQQRMAALHGGRRDNLEISPNLWAGIGLVRGGAGTALVGDPQTVAARIQEYADLGIDNFIFSGYPHLEEAYRFAELVFPLLPIDTQDTLVKPNLTGPFGEIVANNYAPPQQTRDTAASKTPATATPKHAIAS
- a CDS encoding CysB family HTH-type transcriptional regulator, with the protein product MNFQQLRIIRETVRCDYNLTEVGNALFTSQSGVSKHIKDLEDELGVGLFVRKGKRLLGLTEPGKELLVIVERMLHDANNIKTLAEQYTSQDKGELTIAATHTQSRYILPPVVQAFKQLFPKVHLRLLQAAPPEIAAMLLDGRADIGIATEALSSYSELVTFSYYHWYHAIVVPPNHPLTQLEQVTLADIAHYPIITYISGHTGRTMIDEAFAKAELQPDIVMTALDSDVIKTYVEFGMGIGIIADMAFNPNKDTQLTLLNCEPLFHQNTTLLAVRQGHFLRGFGYQFLALCNPTLTQATMHDAIQPSS